Proteins found in one Crassostrea angulata isolate pt1a10 chromosome 3, ASM2561291v2, whole genome shotgun sequence genomic segment:
- the LOC128178308 gene encoding THUMP domain-containing protein 2-like, with protein sequence MRFFCTAGRGTEIFAHKEISDEIDNNPDSVSHSEGRVYFHSNLTHIDQILRLKTVERAFALVLHKDSTEYKDLDRAALLQYIRTNILSKDAWEDGELTEIIHYLKTHLNKKLQGGVTHVDEEGPPAKKFKPNVGDGKISFRVSCKSSGICGRKVSSQLLAKQIGIKLSQLMKWKVNFKDPDIEICIQLSDSHVTVGIPLTRIPLSKRQYVKFHGLRGPVTWILTSLLNIQNQSTVLDPMCGKATILLETAKNLENVFCIGCDENIDQLKIAAENSRFANVENKLQLFQGDCRALPLRNESVDCIVCDTPFGKKFSIQESLTVFHTSFLQEMYRVLKRNGRMVLLVSEEMHHIFQKSFTNTGTNIEVFTTKQQGEINRVKQRVLSDSHEQNDQSQASLQVESIHSDSADCLSKAGNNFKCNQVNDKMDESHSDEYIDKQLPFTANRSCEMGKTSEQNENEIMNLLSVFNQFIYVSDHYIKLGETNSYIAVLEKK encoded by the exons ATGCGCTTCTTCTGCACAGCTGGCAGGGGAACGGAAATATTTGCTCATAAAGAAATAAGCGACGAAATTGATAATAATCCTGACTCa GTCTCACATTCTGAAGGCAGAGTTTACTTTCACTCCAATTTAACCCACATAGATCAAATTTTAAGACTAAAGACTGTTGAGAGGGCATTTGCACTAGTTCTCCATAAAGATTCTACTGAGTATAAAG ATTTAGACAGAGCTGCTCTCTTGCAATACATCAGGACCAATATTTTGAGTAAAGATGCCTGGGAAGATGGAGAACTTACTGAAATCATACATTACTTAAAAACTCATCTCAACAAAAAATTACAAGGGGGAGTAACCCATGTTGATGAGGAAGGTCCTCCGGCAAAAAAGTTTAAACCGAATGTTGGGGATGGGAAAATTAGCTTCCGAGTGTCTTGTAAAAGCTCTGGGATATGTGGAAGGAAAGTCAGCAGTCAG TTGCTGGCAAAGCAAATTGGTATCAAACTAAGCCAACTGATGAAATGGAAGGTCAACTTTAAAGATCCAGATATTGAA ATTTGTATACAGCTGTCTGATTCCCATGTAACTGTAGGGATTCCCTTAACAAG AATTCCATTATCCAAAAGGCAGTATGTCAAATTTCATGGACTAAGAGGCCCAGTGACTTGGATTCTGACAAGTCTACTAAATATCCAG AATCAAAGCACAGTTCTAGATCCAATGTGTGGGAAAGCGACTATTCTTCTGGAAACAGCCAAGAACTTGGAG AATGTGTTTTGTATTGGTTGTGATGAAAACATAGATCAGCTGAAAATAGCTGCAGAGAATTCCAGATTCGCAAACGTAGAAAATAAACTACAACTGTTTCAGGGAGATTGTAGAG CTCTGCCCCTACGGAATGAAAGTGTGGACTGCATTGTGTGTGATACTCCATTTGGAAAGAAATTCAGCATACAAGAATCCTTGACTGTCTTCCATACATCTTTTCTACAGGAAATGTACAG AGTGCTCAAAAGAAATGGAAGAATGGTCCTTCTTGTCAGCGAAGAAATGCATCACATCTTCCAAAAATCTTTCACTAATACCGGTACAAATATTGAAGTGTTTACAACTAAACAACAGGGAGAAATCAATCGTGTCAAACAGAGAGTTTTATCAGACTCTCATGAACAAAATGACCAATCACAAGCCTCCTTACAAGTAGAATCCATTCATTCTGATTCTGCAGATTGTTTAAGCAAGGCGGGGAATAACTTCAAGTGCAACCAAGTTAATGACAAAATGGACGAAAGCCACAGTGATGAATACATAGACAAACAGTTACCCTTTACTGCAAACAGAAGTTGTGAGATGGGTAAAACTAGTGAACAAAATGAGAACGAGATAATGAATCTactttctgtttttaatcagtTTATATATGTAAGTGATCACTACATCAAACTTGGTGAGACAAATTCTTATATTGCTGTTTTGGAGAAAAAATGA
- the LOC128177141 gene encoding UPF0692 protein C19orf54 homolog, giving the protein MSALPCGAPPPPPPPPNMAPLKGLSLKNIVGAVLMIAQEPTGTSQEQFRRKLKVIIEKDIPELSSKVLLSSIFPVCPIMQDGPCCGIVALAMAAQMLSKETTASHVLQTSQNLGFSLQGELFSAYNLAKLAEETLNCTSEVLDMRDSESKGSLLRHLANSHPVLVPYDGDGNNAPCLKNGHKAHWALLTGFLASLPKPLGINNSLDITEDIELCPLYHIKSKKSVPLHDQIVGSPDVFVYGIQGKSRNVSLWPLHNLLASNANLREVDPNRGAETGQYLLPQEGIQSVLCNKIVILHS; this is encoded by the exons ATGTCAGCTCTCCCATGTGGAGCCCCACCCCCACCACCACCCCCTCCGAACATGGCTCCCCTGAAAGGCCTCAGTTTAAAAAACATAGTTGGAGCAGTATTGATGATAGCACAGGAACCTACTGGTACCAGCCAGGAACAATTCAGACGAAAACTCAAAGTAATCAT agAGAAAGACATTCCTGAACTGTCCTCCAAAGTCCTGCTATCATCCATCTTCCCTGTCTGTCCAATAATGCAAGATGGGCCAtg CTGTGGAATTGTTGCTCTTGCAATGGCCGCCCAGATGTTGAGCAAAGAAACAACAGCCTCTCATGTTTTACAGACTAGTCAAAACTTAGGATTTTCTCTGCAAGGAGAGCTCTTCTCTG CTTACAATTTGGCTAAGCTGGCAGAGGAAACATTGAATTGTACATCAGAGGTACTTGATATGAGGGACTCAGAATCCAAGGGAAGTCTCCTAAGACATCTTGCCAACAGCCACCCTGTGCTTGTGCC atatgatGGAGATGGGAATAATGCCCCATGTTTGAAGAATGGCCACAAAGCCCACTGGGCTCTTCTGACAG GATTTCTTGCATCTTTACCAAAGCCTTTAGGAATAAACAACAGTCTAGATATAACAGAAGACATTGAACTCTGTCCCTTGTACCATATCAAGTCAAAGAAGTCTGTTCCACTCCACGATCAAATTGTTGGATCTCctgatgtttttgtttacgGTATTCAGGGCAAGAGTCGAAATGTAAGCTTGTGGCCTCTCCATAATTTGCTGGCCAGCAATGCAAACTTAAGGGAGGTGGATCCAAACAGAGGAGCTGAAACTGGTCAATACCTCTTACCTCAGGAGGGGATCCAAAGTGTGTTGTGcaataaaattgtcattttacatagctga
- the LOC128178309 gene encoding uncharacterized protein LOC128178309 — MGEKAAAEKGLEDFVKSKTAESVCLDLSTPSIVVIKRKGKHGSILLGTFWMNVLQHPNNYPVQRYPYKKLYDKNGHYKVMLRVDDVTMTVYMSTGTLTIQGSFVLDWFLKRFSKVMEYYDMPPLEPQPVSDGYLEHEKNWNELMRKDKEKLEQSQQKQRELEEKALMLDDMPHLEVAYSNGVTNSTGDPKTEESDGVQQGETKLKNNALVEDLSDDLELLALDLWSGDVLDKQLSLLSTPVIKEGPSYIYKLWKSLLSRWLSNPDCKVFLATPFLDTERMTDICEIVLQNFTTANIEAFYVRIKCNYTEKISDIKRNAQTKFPCKHQPIIEYKVYNRIVYPLRTFHAKFIGCTDGKGGAEVLMTSANFSAEHFKHNNLESVVYHTMTEAEFIHKFINPLSASRQS, encoded by the exons ATGGGTGAAAAGGCAGCAGCGGAAAAAGGGTTAGAAGACTTTGTAAAGTCAAAAACTGCAGAATCAGTGTGTCTGGACTTATCAACTCCATCAATAGTTGTAATAAAACGAAAGGGTAAACATGGCTCTATTCTACTGGGAACATTCTGGATGAATGTTTTACAACATCCTAATAATTATCCAGTACAAAGGTACCCCTACAAAAAGCTGTATGATAAAAATGGACATTACAAAGTCATGTTACGAGTTGACGATGTGACCATGACTGTCTATATGAGCACTGGAACCCTCACCATACAGGGCAGCTTTGTCCTGGACTGGTTTCTGAAAAGATTTTCCAAGGTTATGGAGTACTATGATATGCCTCCTTTAGAACCTCAGCCAGTTTCTGATGGATATTTGGAGCATGAAAAGAATTGGAATGAACTGATGAGAAAAGATAAGGAGAAGTTAG AACAAAGTCAACAAAAGCAGAGAGAGCTAGAAGAGAAAGCTTTGATGCTGGATGACATGCCCCATTTGGAGGTAGCTTACTCAAATGGAGTGACAAACTCAACTGGTGATCCAAAAACGGAGGAATCAGATGGGGTCCAACAAGGggaaacaaaattaaagaacaATGCCTTGGTGGAGGATTTATCAGATGACCTTGAACTGCTTGCACTTGACTTG TGGAGTGGAGATGTACTGGATAAACAGCTGTCCCTCCTGAGCACACCTGTAATTAAGGAGGGTCCTTCCTACATCTACAAACTCTGGAAATCCCTGCTCTCTCGCTGGCTCTCTAACCCTGACTGTAAAGTCTTCTTGGCCACCCCCTTCCTTGACACAGAGAGAATGACTGACATTTGTGAGATCGTCCTCCAAAACTTCACTACAGCAAACATCGAAGCTTTTTATGTACGTATTAAATGTAACTATACTGAAAAAATCTCTGACATCAAGAGAAACGCTCAGACCAAATTCCCATGCAAGCATCAGCCCATTATTGAGTACAAAGTATACAACAGGATTGTCTACCCTTTGAGAACTTTCCATGCAAAGTTCATTGGCTGTACGGATGGAAAGGGCGGAGCCGAGGTTTTGATGACCAGTGCTAATTTTTCTGCTGAACACTTTAAGCATAACAATTTGGAGTCGGTTGTGTATCATACAATGACAGAGGCTGAGTTTATTCATAAGTTTATCAACCCCTTGTCTGCCTCAAGACAAAGCTGA
- the LOC128176589 gene encoding bifunctional peptidase and arginyl-hydroxylase JMJD5-like produces the protein MWSSILAVSAIFAAIFLESSAELKGHLKPLGSHQDPVGGIPVTGKFPSPWVFYQEFVLPGKPLVMKKVLEKDNIPAYHLWTDDYLRKSFGQTDVEVEMGKKERRSDGGLKNMTFSKFLHLYQTEDIYQVFDITQDMKKDLNLPLSLQCGGFQNLQETVVLWFSSGGTKSHLHRDMLDNINCLLDGKKEIIFIDKKYEKLVMVDGWVREGGYSMVDVESVDMTKFPQLQNVPYNRITISKGDCIFIPFKWFHYVDSKPGRNMAVNFWFYHLPWFNSSDCDGVDPYQNSSVPLSSVKTPDPDSDTRMLFLQLFGDIKSFYKRSFGDYIQREIPSITSKDVESLNEVFSIFDVNGNNVLTWDELMTIDIASAMDKFPELFEKILLNVTDGRDPNDELREDPEPIILQEEESQHEEVQRANEDQSSKIKTPDDLEKEKLIEIADDGNLVMEEEPVRNHHEEL, from the exons ATGTGGAGCAGTATTTTGGCGGTGTCTGCAATCTTTGCAGCCATATTTCTTGAAAGCTCAGCAGAGCTTAAGGGACATTTGAAACCCCTCGGGAGCCATCAGGATCCAGTTGGAGGAATTCCGGTCACAGGAAAGTTTCCCTCCCCTTGGGTCTTCTACCAGGAATTTGTGTTGCCCGGGAAACCTCTGGTGATGAAGAAAGTTTTGGAGAAGGATAACATTCCAGCCTATCACCTTTGGACCGATGACTACCTTAG GAAAAGCTTTGGACAAACTGATGTGGAAGTTGAGATGGGTAAAAAAGAGAGGAGGAGTGATGGGGGATTAAAGAATATGACATTCTCAAAATTCCTTCATCTGTATCAAACTGAGGACATCTACCAAGTCTTTGATATTACTCAGGACATGAAAA AAGATCTAAACCTGCCACTGAGTCTTCAATGTGGTGGCTTCCAGAACCTGCAGGAAACAGTGGTTTTATGGTTCAGTAGTGGTGGCACCAAGTCTCACCTCCATCGCGACATGCTGGACAACATAAACTGTCTGCTTGATGGAAAGAAAGAAATTATCTTTATTGATAAG AAATATGAGAAGCTTGTAATGGTGGATGGATGGGTACGAGAGGGTGGATATAGCATGGTGGATGTGGAGTCGGTGGATATGACGAAGTTTCCTCAGCTACAGAATGTCCCGTATAACAGGATAACCATCAGCAAAGGAGACTGTATCTTCATCCCATTCAA ATGGTTTCACTATGTTGATTCTAAACCAGGCAGGAATATGGCCGTCAATTTCTGGTTCTACCACCTGCCCTGGTTTAACAGTTCCGACTGCGATGGAGTGGATCCGTATCAGAACTCTAGTGTGCCCCTGTCTTCTGTGAAGACACCAGATCCAGACTCGGATACAAG GATGCTGTTTTTACAACTATTTGGGGATATTAAGAGTTTCTACAAAAGATCATTTGGTGATTACATTCAGCGTGAAATTCCATCAATAACATCCAAAGATGTTGAGAGTCTAAACGAA GTATTTTCCATATTTGATGTGAATGGTAATAATGTACTGACATGGGATGAACTAATGACAATCGACATTGCGTCCGCCATGGATAAATTTCCTGAACTCTTTGAGAAGATCCTCCTTAATGTCACAGATGGGCGTGACCCAAATGATGAACTCAGGGAAGACCCAGAGCCAATCATATTACAGGAGGAAGAGAGTCAACATGAAGAAGTTCAAAGGGCAAATGAAGACCAATCATCAAAGATCAAAACGCCTGACGACCTTGAGAAGGAGAAATTGATAGAGATAGCTGATGATGGGAACTTAGTTATGGAGGAGGAACCAGTTAGAAACCATCACGAGGAACTTTGA